In one Candidatus Rokuibacteriota bacterium genomic region, the following are encoded:
- the ugpE gene encoding sn-glycerol-3-phosphate ABC transporter permease UgpE has product MTVLQAWRRPLPWGNLVVHLLLLACVAVIAFPLYYAFVISTQTVDEVLARPPVLRPSTHLVENYAAAWTRSHMGRLLWNSAVVAVAIAVGKIAISMLSAFAIVYFNFYGKHLAFWMIFVTLMLPVPVRIMSTYEVVGNLGWLNTYWGLTVPLMASATATFLFRQFYLTIPDELAEAAQLDGAGPLRFLWSMLLPLSWANIAALFVVLFIYGWNQYLWPLMITNTESMQVVVIGINNLIPRTGTHIPEWNVMMAAAIMALLPPVAVILFMQRWFVKGLIESEK; this is encoded by the coding sequence CTGACCGTTCTCCAGGCCTGGCGCCGTCCGCTCCCGTGGGGGAATCTGGTCGTCCACCTGCTCCTCCTCGCCTGCGTGGCGGTGATCGCCTTTCCGCTCTACTACGCCTTCGTGATCTCGACCCAGACGGTCGACGAGGTGCTGGCCCGGCCGCCGGTCCTCCGGCCGTCCACGCACCTCGTGGAGAACTACGCGGCTGCCTGGACCCGCTCCCACATGGGCCGGCTCCTCTGGAACAGCGCCGTGGTGGCCGTGGCGATCGCGGTGGGGAAGATCGCGATCTCGATGCTCTCGGCCTTCGCGATCGTGTACTTCAACTTCTACGGCAAGCACCTGGCCTTCTGGATGATCTTCGTCACCCTCATGCTGCCGGTGCCGGTGCGGATCATGTCCACGTACGAGGTCGTCGGCAACCTGGGCTGGCTCAACACCTACTGGGGGCTGACCGTGCCGCTCATGGCGTCGGCGACCGCCACGTTCCTCTTCCGCCAGTTCTACCTCACCATCCCCGACGAGCTGGCCGAGGCTGCCCAGCTCGACGGCGCCGGCCCCCTGCGCTTCCTCTGGTCGATGCTGCTCCCGCTCTCCTGGGCCAACATCGCGGCGCTCTTCGTCGTGCTCTTCATCTACGGCTGGAACCAGTACCTCTGGCCGCTCATGATCACGAACACGGAGTCCATGCAGGTGGTCGTGATCGGGATCAACAACCTGATCCCGCGCACCGGGACCCACATCCCGGAGTGGAACGTCATGATGGCCGCCGCGATCATGGCGCTCCTGCCGCCGGTGGCGGTGATCCTCTTCATGCAGCGGTGGTTCGTGAAGGGCCTGATCGAGAGCGAGAAGTGA
- a CDS encoding ABC transporter permease subunit has protein sequence MKRTFFRNRWLPYLLVLPQVAITLVFFFWPAFESLRLSLYRSSPFGGNDVFVGLENFLKLLASPDYYASIVNTFIFSFSVTALAVGAGLSVAALASQRIRGLTAYRTALLWPYGIAPPVAGIIFLFIFHPSYGVLPYFLSFITAYEFYWLLKGWVAMALVIVATVWTHLGYNIAFYLAGLQAIPGSVLEAASVDGAGGMRRFAFIVFPLLSPISFFLVVANMVFSFFETFGVIHAVTQGGPGGATEIMVFKVYKDGFIGLNLGSSAAQSVILMAVVIFLTMLQFRYLEKKVTY, from the coding sequence ATGAAGCGGACCTTCTTCAGGAACCGGTGGCTGCCCTACCTGCTGGTGCTGCCGCAGGTGGCGATCACGCTGGTCTTTTTCTTCTGGCCGGCGTTCGAGTCGCTGCGGCTGAGCCTCTACCGGAGCTCCCCCTTCGGGGGCAACGACGTCTTCGTGGGGCTCGAGAACTTCCTGAAGCTCCTCGCCTCGCCGGACTACTACGCCTCCATCGTCAACACGTTCATCTTCTCCTTCAGCGTGACGGCGCTGGCGGTCGGAGCAGGCCTCTCCGTGGCGGCGCTGGCGAGCCAGCGGATCCGCGGCCTCACGGCTTACCGGACCGCGCTCCTCTGGCCCTACGGGATCGCGCCGCCGGTGGCGGGGATCATCTTCCTGTTCATCTTCCATCCGTCGTACGGCGTCCTGCCGTACTTCCTCTCGTTCATCACCGCGTACGAGTTCTACTGGCTCCTCAAAGGGTGGGTGGCGATGGCGCTGGTCATCGTGGCCACCGTCTGGACCCACCTGGGCTACAACATCGCCTTCTACCTGGCCGGCCTCCAGGCCATCCCCGGCTCGGTGCTGGAGGCAGCGAGCGTGGACGGCGCCGGCGGGATGCGACGCTTCGCCTTCATCGTCTTCCCGCTCCTGTCGCCCATCAGCTTTTTTCTCGTGGTGGCCAACATGGTGTTCTCGTTCTTCGAGACCTTCGGCGTCATCCACGCCGTGACCCAGGGCGGCCCCGGCGGCGCCACCGAGATCATGGTCTTCAAGGTGTACAAGGACGGCTTCATCGGCCTGAACCTCGGCTCCTCGGCCGCCCAATCGGTCATCCTGATGGCGGTAGTGATCTTCCTGACCATGCTCCAGTTCCGCTACCTCGAGAAGAAGGTGACCTATTGA